In Arthrobacter sp. B3I9, the following are encoded in one genomic region:
- a CDS encoding CBS domain-containing protein has translation MTAVREIMTGNAECVRANETLEQAARKMKELDVGSLPICGEDNRLKGMLTDRDIVIKCLAEGGDPRTATAGDFGQGKPVTIGADDTVEEAIRTMQDHKVRRLPVIDGHDLVGMLSQADIARNYPEERVGELVEFISF, from the coding sequence ATGACAGCCGTACGCGAGATCATGACGGGCAACGCCGAATGTGTCCGTGCCAATGAGACGCTCGAGCAGGCCGCGCGGAAGATGAAGGAACTCGACGTCGGCTCGTTGCCGATCTGCGGCGAGGACAACCGCCTCAAGGGCATGCTGACGGACCGGGACATCGTCATCAAATGCCTCGCTGAAGGCGGCGACCCCCGGACCGCCACCGCGGGCGACTTCGGTCAGGGAAAGCCCGTGACCATCGGTGCGGATGACACCGTTGAAGAGGCGATCAGGACGATGCAGGACCACAAGGTGCGCAGGCTGCCCGTCATAGACGGCCACGACCTGGTCGGGATGCTCAGCCAGGCGGACATCGCCCGGAACTACCCCGAGGAGCGCGTCGGGGAGCTTGTCGAATTCATCTCATTCTGA